Proteins encoded in a region of the Tripterygium wilfordii isolate XIE 37 chromosome 21, ASM1340144v1, whole genome shotgun sequence genome:
- the LOC119988411 gene encoding nudix hydrolase 2-like isoform X1: MSLLLSNLSMMPIKMGKYLSKPCIPESSLLGSTSRRSLKSLAPKLLTKHSKGSWVRSTVAFRIRVMSASMNSSSPLAAENEVREVKLLDAINDDHEGVIVNMKEPMDSKAFSSALRASIVHWKHQGKKGIWIQLPIELVNLVEPAVKEGFWYHHAEPKHLMLVYWIPEGIHTLPANASHRVGIGAFVMNDKREVLVVQEKSGVLRGKSIWKFPTGVVDEGEDICAAAVREVKEETAIEAEFVEVLSFRQSHKSFFGKSDLFFLCMLRPLSFDIQAQESEIEAAQWMPCEEYAAQPFVQENELLKYLYDVCLAKKDKGYSGFSSVPTTSSFSDKRHYLYLNSQDLNGKYGGL, encoded by the exons ATGAGTTTACTCCTATCCAATTTGTCGATGATGCCTATAAAAATGGGTAAATACCTCTCTAAGCCTTGCATACCCGAATCCTCTCTTCTTGGTAGCACAAGCCGCCGTTCCCTCAAATCTTTAGCTCCCAAGTTGCTTACAAAACACAGTAAAG GTAGTTGGGTCAGGTCTACAGTTGCTTTTAGAATCAGAGTTATGTCGGCTTCGATGAATTCGTCTTCTCCATTGGCTGCTGAAAATGAGGTTCGGGAGGTTAAACTGCTTGATGCAATCAATGATGATCATGAAGGTGTCATCGTAAATATGAAAGAACCCATGGATTCTAAGGCATTTTCTTCGGCACTTAGAGCTTCGATTGTACACTGGAAACATCAG GGAAAGAAGGGAATTTGGATCCAATTGCCTATTGAGCTGGTGAATCTCGTTGAACCTGCAGTTAAG GAAGGGTTCTGGTACCACCATGCAGAGCCAAAACACTTGATGCTAGTTTACTGGATTCCTGAAGGCATTCACACTCTTCCTGCGAATGCCTCTCACCGAGTGGGAATTGGTGCATTTGTCATGAATGATAAAAGAGAG GTGCTAGTGGTCCAAGAAAAGAGTGGCGTGCTCCGCGGAAAAAGCATTTGGAAGTTTCCTACCGGAGTTGTTGATGAG GGGGAAGACATCTGTGCAGCAGCAGTCAGAGAAGTCAAAGAAGAGACAGCG ATTGAGGCGGAGTTTGTAGAAGTACTATCTTTCAG ACAAAGCCACAAATCATTCTTTGGGAAATCAGATTTGTTCTTTTTGTGCATGTTGCGACCCCTCTCGTTTGACATCCAGGCACAGGAATCTGAGATAGAGGCAGCTCAG TGGATGCCATGTGAGGAATATGCAGCCCAAccatttgtgcaagaaaatgaGTTGTTAAAATACTTATATGATGTGTGCTTAGCAAAGAAAGATAAGGGTTACTCTGGGTTTTCTTCTGTGCCTACGACTTCAAGCTTCTCAGATAAGAGGCACTACTTGTATTTGAATAGCCAGGACCTCAACGGGAAGTATGGTGGCCTTTGA
- the LOC119988411 gene encoding nudix hydrolase 2-like isoform X2 has product MSLLLSNLSMMPIKMGKYLSKPCIPESSLLGSTSRRSLKSLAPKLLTKHSKGSWVRSTVAFRIRVMSASMNSSSPLAAENEVREVKLLDAINDDHEGVIVNMKEPMDSKAFSSALRASIVHWKHQGKKGIWIQLPIELVNLVEPAVKEGFWYHHAEPKHLMLVYWIPEGIHTLPANASHRVGIGAFVMNDKREVLVVQEKSGVLRGKSIWKFPTGVVDEGEDICAAAVREVKEETAIEAEFVEVLSFRSSPFGSANDLQTKPQIILWEIRFVLFVHVATPLV; this is encoded by the exons ATGAGTTTACTCCTATCCAATTTGTCGATGATGCCTATAAAAATGGGTAAATACCTCTCTAAGCCTTGCATACCCGAATCCTCTCTTCTTGGTAGCACAAGCCGCCGTTCCCTCAAATCTTTAGCTCCCAAGTTGCTTACAAAACACAGTAAAG GTAGTTGGGTCAGGTCTACAGTTGCTTTTAGAATCAGAGTTATGTCGGCTTCGATGAATTCGTCTTCTCCATTGGCTGCTGAAAATGAGGTTCGGGAGGTTAAACTGCTTGATGCAATCAATGATGATCATGAAGGTGTCATCGTAAATATGAAAGAACCCATGGATTCTAAGGCATTTTCTTCGGCACTTAGAGCTTCGATTGTACACTGGAAACATCAG GGAAAGAAGGGAATTTGGATCCAATTGCCTATTGAGCTGGTGAATCTCGTTGAACCTGCAGTTAAG GAAGGGTTCTGGTACCACCATGCAGAGCCAAAACACTTGATGCTAGTTTACTGGATTCCTGAAGGCATTCACACTCTTCCTGCGAATGCCTCTCACCGAGTGGGAATTGGTGCATTTGTCATGAATGATAAAAGAGAG GTGCTAGTGGTCCAAGAAAAGAGTGGCGTGCTCCGCGGAAAAAGCATTTGGAAGTTTCCTACCGGAGTTGTTGATGAG GGGGAAGACATCTGTGCAGCAGCAGTCAGAGAAGTCAAAGAAGAGACAGCG ATTGAGGCGGAGTTTGTAGAAGTACTATCTTTCAG ATCTTCTCCTTTTGGCTCTGCAAATGACTTACAGACAAAGCCACAAATCATTCTTTGGGAAATCAGATTTGTTCTTTTTGTGCATGTTGCGACCCCTCTCGTTTGA
- the LOC119990027 gene encoding uncharacterized protein LOC119990027 — MSYFSGTHNLVMLMSALTFFVLFLQAALMAAGAVEGEEYLLNNHNQLLYSNREEMVQIAGYGDEKLSTVLVTGSVVCEACLHGDGEPHLRQWPIPGARVVVHCHHAKKSSKSTSWTDEFGDFLVDLPSHLHAIPNLDKACSLKVVRLPNNSICRPTPNYYFKRHHYSLTLSSVGNGIRAYNAGYIKLLHGTSKPSPPCINKHVVN; from the exons ATGAGCTACTTTAGCGGCACCCACAATCTTGTGATGCTCATGTCCGCACTCACCTTCTTCGTGTTGTTCCTTCAGGCAGCTTTAATGGCGGCCGGTGCTGTGGAAGGAGAAGAGTACCTTTTgaataatcataatcaattgTTGTACTCGAACAGAGAGGAGATGGTACAAATAGCTGGATATGGAGATGAGAAGCTCTCAACCGTCCTAGTCACAGGCAGTGTGGTTTGTGAGGCTTGCTTGCATGGTGATGGTGAACCACATCTTCGTCAATGGCCAATACCAG GTGCTCGGGTGGTGGTTCACTGTCATCACGCTAAGAAGAGTAGTAAATCAACAAGTTGGACAGATGAATTTGGAGATTTTCTTGTAGACCTTCCTTCACACCTTCATGCAATTCCCAATTTGGACAAAGCATGTTCGCTTAAAGTGGTTCGCCTTCCAAACAACTCAATCTGCCGACCAACACCAAATTATTATTTCAAAAGACACCACTACTCATTAACATTATCATCTGTTGGGAATGGCATCCGTGCCTACAATGCTGGATACATAAAACTTCTACACGGAACATCCAAGCCTTCTCCACCATGCATCAACAAACATGTTGTTAACTAG
- the LOC119990214 gene encoding uncharacterized protein LOC119990214, whose protein sequence is MSLASTCLRAAGTSSPLHLRGRTAVPSLICGVMDFRWKSIVVTAAALGVLLYSLFTIRSHKKKESKYHPIAGTKVNQILNFNRLHHFMTEVTAQHKTYRLIGLLGMKSTLLNLQILSKYSKAILRIMARAGTTTAS, encoded by the exons ATGAGTTTGGCATCCACGTGTCTGCGGGCTGCGGGCACCTCTTCGCCTCTGCATCTCAGAGGGCGCACAGCAGTGCCTTCTCTTATTTGTGGAGTCATGGATTTCCGGTGGAAGTCAATTGTCGTTACAGCAGCAGCTTTGGGTGTACTACTCTATTCTCTGTTCACTATCCGATCGCACAAGAAGAAGGAGAGCAAGTACCATCCCATAGCGGGCACAAAAGTGAATCAGATACTCAATTTCAATAGGTTACACCATTTCATGACAGAAGTTACTGCTCAGCACAAGACTTACAGGCTTATTGGCCTTTTAGGAATGAAATCTACACTGCTGAACCTTCAAATATTGAGTAAATACTCAAAAGCAATTTTGAGAATTATGGCAAG GGCTGGTACAACTACAGCATCCTAA